The nucleotide window GGCAAGTCCAGCGGCTTCCCCCAGACGTTCTATAAAGACTGCCAGGGCATCATGAAGCAGATGTTCCGATGCTACGCCCACTTGTACCACGCGCACTGGCTGAACCCCTTCTGGCACATTAACAAGCATGACATCCTTAACATGTGCTTTGTCCATTTCGTCACGGTGGCCAAGTACTACAAGCTCGTCTCTGATAAGGAAATGGAGCCCATGCAACCCCTGATCGACCTGTTCatcaagcagcagcgcatCCCTCCGGAGGCGCTAGCAGGTGGCCACTGGGGCCAGCAAGCCTCTAGCTGAGCTAGGGCACAGCAGAACTCCCATTATTCTTTCCCCAAGTAAGAAAGCGGTCCGGCCTGGCGTTGGAACCTTTTGATCGGATTAGACGAACCGACTCGATCCTATGATCGCGGTTTCATGGTGTCTTGACTTCTTCAGGACGCCGCGTGGATTACGTGACACAGAGTTGGCGTTAAGCATTTAGCATGCGGTGTGAATATGTTCTTCCTGTGATTTCCTGCATATCCAGTCGTGGGACCCCCCACTGACTACGCGATTCTTGTAGCCTAGATTAACCTTGTGCATCCTGGCTGGACGAGAGCATTTTGAGATTATTTACCTGGAACTAGCCTGACGTGGAGATGACACTGATCAGCCAAATTGAAGATTATGAACAAGCAGCATGAAGATAACGTAGGGCCTTCCTCCGGAAAGACTAGATTTCGACTAGCATGGACACAGTCAGCGGCGCGAGGTTTCTCACGCTTTGACTGTACCCCAATAGAACTGTACCCAGTAGAGAGGGCTGACCGGACAGTTTGGTTCAAATGGCCTGCAAATGAGACATTGCGACACTCGGCGGTAGGTACGGTAGTCGGTAGCTGCTCATGTAGGAGTTCCCGTATGCGATAGATGGACAATTCGCTGAAGCCGCATTGTACCTTTCCTGATCTCGAATCCATCACCAAGACGAAAGACCCATGGCTACAGATAAACTCCCTCCTGGTCCTGTTCCTGATCGTGATCTTGATTCCGGTCCTCATTCCCCGCAGCGGGGTTCCGCACCTCCTCCGTCCCTTCCACCGTTCCATTCTCATTTCCATTGGCACTCCTTTCAccattctccctctccttttccGGATCCTCCAGCTCAATCCATTTCTGTCCCCGATTTTCCACCTCAGTCTTCAGTAGCTCGATCCTCTCCAGCATAGACACTGCCACGTCCTCGTTCTCCTTGATATATGCCTCTAGTTCTTGCTTTTCGGAGTCCGTGTCGCATGATTCATTGATGAATGTCCTCAGTTCCTGGTTTGAGCGGTGGAGGTGCGCCATGGAGTTGCGGATCTCGGAGACTTTGGCGTAGAGCACAGGGAGGGGAAGCTCTTTGATGGCTTCGGCGAAGGCGGCGGggctgatggggagggattcGGCGGACATGGTTGCTTGGTTGTGTCGAGGTTTGATGCGTATATGTAAGGTGGGACGGAGGGTTTTGATAGATAGAGACAAAGTAAATAGATGAAAGAAGGTGTTCCTATAGCATAGCAATCCAGAAGTTCATTCGTCTAAGAGTTCAGTTGAAGCTTATCGGACCAGGGAATGTGATCGTGTTATCTCCACGTGATGGTCCACGTGCATGAGGCTATTCGGGATGATGTTTCTTTTCTAGAACTACAATACTCGAAActacttatttcttttcaattATCTCAATTGAGCCGATATCGTAGGTGGCATCTGCATTGCGCCATGTTTGCAATACAGACATAACCCAGTGGACTACTAGCTCTACCAACCATCAAGTACAGTAACTATACTGCTTAGTCTCACTGCGGAACATTTCTCTCGGCAGACGGAGAAAATCCGGCTCTCTCCGCAGTCCAtcgaatccaccaccaacaatcaACAGCATCGACCATTGTGATACGGGTTCCCGGACCCCTCATTGCAGGAGATGAGCAATGCGTTAGGTGTAGCCTGGCGCGTACCATGCCCGGGGCTCCGCGCCCCCAGCTGGCTTGccccatcaacatcaacatcaccgcTGCGCTCCTccgctcctcttcgtctctcCGCCTCTATAACCACCCTCCCATGGCAACCCGATAATATTGCCAGGCGCCTCTTAAGCTCCTGGTCAAATCAATCCCCAGTTCTCTCCAGACCGACAaccgctccctcctcatccctcatcctcattcGCTCCTTCCACAACACCCACTCCCTCCGCGCCAAACACCCAACAACTCCAGACCAACCCCAAGAACAAGGCACTCATCCCCGCTCAACGCCCTTCACGACCACCGAACTCAAAACCATCTTCGGTCCACGTACCAAACTTCCCCCTGCCCTAGCAAACCGTGTCCTCGCCGTCCTCCATGGCCGCCGTCTCCTCGGCACCCTGGACCTAAACCTCCCTGCTGATATCGTCCGCTCCGTGCACCCGCGCAGTCTGGAGCTCGCACTCAAGTACCTCCGTGCGAACTACCCGGTCGACGAAGATGCCGCGATTCTGGCCCGCGTTGAGCGCGAaatggacgaggaggaagcaAGGAATGTACAGCGCTATATGCCGCAGGGTGGGGAGTATGGAGCCGATGTAAATGGGGGAGCGGGTGCGTCGCATAACCCGTCGGGAAAGAGTGTGTTGGAGGAAGTCCGGACGCAGAACGAGGCGTACTTGCTGGCCGAGCAGGAGAGGAAACGGCAGGAGTGGTTGTCCCGGGGCATGCAGCATGATGAGAGGGTTAGGCGCTCATTCGAGAAGAATAGTCTGGCTTTGAGgaatgtggatgagaagactGCGTTGGAGATTGCGCCGAAGGGTATGTTAATGCGGTTAGAAGCATTAGGTTTATTGCTGGATGGCTGACACTATGTGTGGGTGCAGACCGACAACTTGCGGACCCCAAGCAGCGTCCTGTTCTTGCTTGGGTGCAGAAGAATTACATGGCTGCGGAGGACTTGGACTTTGATCTGAACAAGCTCACCCTGGTGAGTCTCTCACTTCACCATCATGCATGTGTGCCCGTTCTGATCCCACAAACAGCGTCAACGGCTTCTCCCCTCGTTTGCGTTCTTGCTCTTAACCCTGGGTCTCTGCTACGCCTACACCATGTACTACGAACCGCCCGCAACCTCCGACAGATTATGGCCCAATATTCCACGCTCAGCTGCAACTGTCGGCACCATCATCGGTATCAATATGGCCATTTTCGCGCTCTGGTGGTTCCCTCCGTGCTGGAGACTCTTCAACCGTTACCTGATCAGTATCCCTGCCAACCCTAACCCTCCCCTGAGACTCCTCGGCAACATCTTCAGCCATCAGTACCCTAAACATCTGATCTCGAATATGGTGTTTCTGTGGTTTATTGGAACCAAGTGTGCGTGATTCTCCTCTGTTCTCTACTTCGAACTCTCAAAATCCAAAACTGACATAAGTAACTGCTCACAGTGCACGATGAAATCGGCCGCGGAGAATTCCTATCTCTCTACATCGCCTCTGGAGTGGTCGGCTCATTCGTCACCCTCACGGCTCACTGTCTCATGGCTCAATGGACTGTCAGCGCGCTCGGCGCCAGTGGTGCCCTCTCGGGAGTCATAGCAGCTTACTGCACGTTGAATGCCAAGTACGTAACCCTTCTGTACCCCCTACTATTTCGAATTCAAGAAAAACTAACTCCCCCCAGCGAAAACCTgcaattcttcttcctcccagaagaatggaagaagatgctTTCCGTCCCCGGATggtccatcatcaccaccatggttGCTCTCGAAGCGATCACATTGGTTCGACGACTACGTGGTCCTCATAAACTCGATCACTGGGCTCATATGGGCGGTTACCTGACGGGTATTTCCTGGGCTTTGTCTCGGCCAAAGATGGAACGGAAACATCCTGATGGTAGTGGGAGTTGGTATCGCTGGCTGTCTTCGAAGAATTAGGACCTAACCTCACttgggtttttttttctggaaGCTGTGCTATTAGCTACTGCTAGATTGCTGGTAGCTGTGTATTTATAGGTTCGCATTTTGGAAAGTTAGATTGTATGAACTTTTTCTCTATCTAGAGAGATAAGCTATGTTGTAAATCTGGGGGACCCAGTTAATTCTCGGGTTGTTGTCTGGTTCATGCTCCTGTTTTCCTCTGGATGTACCCTGTTCAAGGCAAGGACAGGGGTTAGATGGACgatgcatcatccacataATAGATATCCCGGTGACCACCTCAAACATTTATCCTCTGTTGCGCTGAAGAACTATCTGGTTTTGTTGGATGTACGACAGGTACCCCTTTAGGTGTGGCTCTACCCACCttgtcattcattcaatccGCCGGGAAGTACCATGCCAGACTGTATACAAACGAGTAGAATGGAGATACTCTGCGGTTGTCCCCTGCTCATTAGCAAGACagtctgtatataaataaacacCTTCGTTCCTTTCCCACGCACGTACGCATAGCACCTTTCCTCTGTTCCACGCGCACATCCCACATATGGTACGAGTTCATGCAGTTGCTATATCCATACTTGTATATGCGAGTTGTAGAACGCATCAGTATGTAGGGTCTTGTTCATTTTTCCATCTTGAGGTGCCCTGGCGAAGACCCATCTCTCTCCAGACACTCGCCTAGCCCAGCGTGTCAGTGAATGGCACCTCGCTCACAACCCCCATTTTTGTTGTCACAGAGAACCTCTATCTGCTCGATATTATTTCTTCCTCAAGGAACTCTGAATCTTCACAAACCAGGCCATTCTACATCATCTTCGTTGTCGCCTCGACTCACTCGTTTTCTCTTTCAATCCACCTATCCTcaaccttcttttcctccggATTAATATATCACGGTCTGTTGCTTCAGAACACGCTCATCCCCTGGCACCCGGGACGTAGTCGAcacattgctgctgcttcgcgGTTGTTGTATGAACAGTCCTCAAGTGCTTCCAGATCCTGCTTGTTTTTGTCACCATGCCAGCCCAGGTCCTCATAAGCTCCGAGGTTGAGCCCCTCTCTCTGATACCGAAACTGGTGAAGAGTTGCAAAGGCGCAATATTGGATCCACAGGAGCTTAAAAATCCCACTTTTTCCCTTACTGAACTTGAAGGGTCCCACACCACAGATGAGGACTTGGATCACCTTTCGGATGTGGCTCAGACAGTCCTGATTGAACATCCTATGGACGATGTTGAGTGTTTAGAGACAACGTGGGCACGAGGCTCCATTACTTTACCTGCCGAAGAAAGCGCGGATGTCGATGAACTCTCTGATGCCGACGGATATCCGACAAGCGAATCCCCGGCTTATATTCTGACATGGTTTGGGTTGAACAAGATCGATTATCACTTGTACCTCGCTCACAACGAAAGAGGCATGGACGATAATACGAGACGCAACAGCATGTTCTTATTTGATGGCGATGAGTGCCGTCCCTGTCTTTACAGTCAGCTATCTGATCTACAGACTTATTATCCTAACGACATCGGTGAAGATAACGACCCTATTATGTTGATCAATTGCTTGCCTGTTCGTGGTAATCCTGCTGCTCCCGCTGACAAGGCCTATATCTTGGGTTTCGATTTCGACAGTGGTAATCTCTTTGTCCGTCAGTTTGCTTGGTTACCGGAATACATCGACGACGTCTGGTGCGTCTGGAATGAGGGCTTTAACCGGTACGAAGTGCAAATCAAGGCCTTGCGTGATACCCTCCGGCAGTGCATTGACGAATGTAAGCTGGATCCGGGCGTGGGTATTCTTAGCAAGGGCAAGTATGTTGTGGATAACTGGGAGGGCACGGGAGTCAGTGAGGATCCCGGCATGGAGCTGGTGATTGTCATCAACTTCTGTCTGTGGGTCGTAGATATGGCAGAGCCGCTGATCCTGCCATGTGTTCCTGGAGCCGAGTCTCTCATTGCAGATTTTCGGAGGTATGAGGAGGAGTGTCGCAGAATCTTGGCCTGCGCCTCGGCAAGATTCTGGAAGCGTGTCCAAAAGGGCTATAcggaagagcaagaaagatGCGAGAAAGCGAGGAGCCGCTACATCGATGACTTGATGACCCTTCACGTCCCTGAAGCACATGAGCTTGAGAATGTTAGGGGATGTGCGCCCAGTCTGGATACTGCCAGCAAGCTTCGCCAGCAGTACCAAGATGGGCGAAGAGAATGCCACGAGCAAGGCTTGCAGGACGTGTTTACCCTGCCAACTAATGCCAGCGTCCCCAAGTCTCCAGGATCAACTTTCAGAGAAATAGTTGAGAGATCAAAACAGGCATTGGCGTCGAGCATACTGACCTCTCCTGCTCCTAAGGCTTCGCAGGCTAAGTCCCGTCACCTTGATCGGGCTCGATCACGCAGGGACTGGATTGCTACAGCATCAGGGCATAGCACTTCATCGAGTGAAGAAGATAGCTTCTCCGATGCCTCTGAGTCCCGCAAATCACCTGTTCCAGTGCTCTTGAGGCGGATGTCTGACCTTTCACAGGCACATCCAGAGCTTGACAATGTCAGTATCCGAGAACAGTTGGAGACGATTCTCTCTGAGATGAAACTGACTACGGGGTAAGACCCTGTGGAGAAAGGGGATGCAGCTGAGGATCTTGGcctggggaagagaaagttgGAGTTCGCTTGCTGGTAGAGGACATTATTCCCAGTCCAGACTTTGATTAACATGGTGGAATTGAATGAAGGGCGTTCTATGGAGTGCATTGGAAGTGAAGTACTCTGGATGTTTTGAGTCCGGACCATGTCTAAATGCGGATGTTTGGTGTCACTTTGAACATGACCATCTGGCGGGCCATTCTAGCGCTCTGTTGGTGAAGTCTATTACCACTTATTTGTATCCTTTGAGGTCAATTGATGGATAATTGTTTCACATCGTTTTCTcgcaggatgaagatgtcTTTACTCTTCTCTTGAAAAGTTCTATCACATGCAAGCATTACATGACATCTTTCAGGTGGTTGACTGGTAGCAAGTGTCTCTTAGGATCAGTaagtatcatcatctccagttCAAGTCATAGGCTGCGAGGCTGCGAGATCGTACGGACTTTCAAAGCAAAGACGATTCTAAAGTATGTGCAACAGGGCCATGCAGCTAGCGAGGTCCGATGAAAGTGATACTTGTCAATGTAGAAGTAAAGTTATGAGAATCATGAAGCATGATGGGCGGGGACTTCCATTTCATTGGCATTATATGTACGAGGAATCTCACAGCCTCGCAGTTCTGGTGGAACAGACGGAGCACAGCATCATGTGGATGCATGTATCTTGATGACCTGCATCGGGAAGGCACGGTACTGACAATGCCATACATACATGTCATACATACCTATTATCAATTGGATGTCACATAATATCTAGCCACAAAGTGGTCACAGCGGGCTGGATAAGTAATTGCCTAAAACtagagacagacagacttgTTTTGTAACGAACAAACACGTTGGAATTGAACTGAATCATTACGATCCACCGCCAAGGCCACCCATTTTAGTATTCCAGTTAGGCAGCCACAGCGATGCTGCACCGCCGCCCACCAATCGGGGTTAGCCGCAAAGCCAGTGTGGCTTGAGAGTGGCTCTGCAGTGGGACAGCCGGTCATCGATCGCCCCACCGGGTATGCCGGCAGGTGGTTATTGGCCCAGATGGGAAGGTTAAGCGCCCCGCTATCTCTGGGCAGTCATCACCAGCTCTCCGCTCCTGTCCAATCAAGTGACAGCTCATAAGATGAGCCAAGGAAACAAACGATCAGCGGTAATCCTCGACGCGATTTGGGGATTATAATTTCAGGGAGAACGgtgtacttactacttactaccgtGTACCATTTAGCCGACATCCATGGTAGTGCCTGACCCAGCTTCGTAAGGTATCCATctactcctccttctcctccctaaTGGGCCCTATAGATAGCTTTACTATCTACTTCCTGTTCATCCCTACCCGGTCTTGGTCGGAGAGCCAAGCTGAGCCCCTGAGAAACTGCTGCCAAGATCGCTAATCTGTCGGAGAATTGGGGGTCCGCGCAGCCTGCCAGGAGTCCGCATTAGAAATCTTCCTTATGAAGAGTCCACAGTGATTGGAGGAGTAAGATCTACTGTGCATTTCAATTTTTGGCGTGGGTCCCCTTGAGGGCACAAGTGCCACTgcctactactaagtacttactAGATAGGTACCCGTCACTAAATAGTCCGCCCCCGTGTAACTTCACCCTGCGCTCTCCAGGTACATGCAGGCAAACCCAAGCCAGCCTTGTGCCcgtccttcccttccattcatCCCACCCACTTTCCactctcacacacactctcttttTCCGTCGTTCTCTCAATCCCCTTCTCAGCCCTGCAGCCCTACTCCCTTCTACTCCCGACCTGTACACGGTTCGATCCCGTTCATCGTGCGACCGTCGCTTGACTCGCTTCCATATTGCTGGGGCCTGCCATACGAGATCTCAaccattctttctctctctctctttcttttttactctTGGCCCCCTCGCCTAGCTGCATCTTATTTTGCTTTCCTGTCACGGTGGGCTGAAAGTCAGCTGGCAGTTCCTCGGCCCTTAAAAAACAAGCATTGGCTGTATCCCGTCGTTCCTTCCTTAACTTGACTTTCAGGATcactccttccttcccattccAAACATCTCACTCAACCCGCGCCCtgcccttccttccttcctttatTCATTCTTGTCCTCTTGGCTGTTTTCTTGATACCCTATAcctgtcttttttttttttctttttcctcttttgcAAATaatcactactacttccaTATCGCCTGCCATTCCCTGTTCTGCTCCATTCCCGATAATTCCGGTATTTTTGGTATTCTACATCTACTCTAACTTCAACCTCAATAACTACtcctactacaactacaactaaAATCCCTTCGGCATGGCTCTTCCCGGTAAGCTACTGTCTTTCAATCACTTGACACTTCCATCCAGGCTTCATTGCCTACGATACTCGGGATCTTGTAACTGACATCACCAGCCCATGCCCCTGTCGCGGCCATGAATGGCCATGCGTCCGACCTCAATGCCCAGGTGGACGTAATATGCGGCCCTTTGATTAATTTCAAGAACATGGATGTCAATCCCTCTTCGTCCATTTGGCGTGGAAGTGTCTTGATTGTTACTAAACCGGGTCAGAGCCAGCCACGGCTGCTTTTACGCCAGGCTGGCCCCATTGGGGCCAGTCACGCCGGCAATGGTGCTCGTGCGGGCGACTCTGCTGTGACCGTGGATGGTGTCCGTCTGTACGAGGATCCCCAGAAGGCATTCTGGcgtttctccctctctttcgcTCTGGAATCCTATGAAGCGCGCTGGGAGTACGCAATTCCGGGATTTACTTATGCGGAGGGCGAAGAAGCACCTTCGTCATGGGACTTCGCGGTTCCTTCTGTAAACCAGTCAATGCGTATGATGTTCCACTCGTGCAATGGCTTCTCCGTTGGTACGGACATGAACGCATGGGTTGGGCCTAACCTCTGGAATGATGTCTTGCGCGTGCACGCGCAGAAACCCTTCCATGTCATGATCGGTGGTGGCGATCAACTCTACAACGATGGAATCCGTGTGGACGGACCACTTAAGGAATGGACTTCCATCTCCAATCCTCATACAAGACGCGCCCACAACTTCGACAACAACCTGCGCGCCAGGTGTGACGAGTACTATTATGCAAACTATGTCCGGTGGTACTCTACTCAGCCATTCAAGGGTGCAAACGGGCGGATCCCACAAATCAATATCTGGGACGACCATGATATCATCGACGGCTTCGGCTCGTACACCGACCATTTCATGCGCTGCTCCGTCTTTCGAGGCATTGGCGGCGTTGCCTTCAAGTATTACTGCCTCTTCCAGCATCACATCGCTCCACCAAAGTCGACCTACACTACCGATGCCCCGCAGACTATGCACGCCGTCAACGGCACCGCCGGCGCGGATCCACGACAGCTTGAGAACACTTTTGTTCTGGACGAACAGCAGGAAGATGACAGCTGGATCATCGGTAAACGTCCAGGACCTTACGTGGAGGAAAGGAGCAGGAATCTGTACATGCGCCTCGGCAAGCGGATTGCCTTCATTGGCGTTGATGCGCGCACCGAGCGCACTCGTCACCAGGTGAACTACCCAGACACGTACGATCTTATTTTCTCTCAGCTTCAGAGCGAAGTGTCAGCAGCAAATGGAGACATCAAACACCTGGTCGTGCTTCTGGGTGTCCCGATTGCTTATCCCCGTCTTGCATGGCTGGAGAACATCCTGAGTTCGCCCATCATTGCCCCGATTCGTCTGCTGAACAAGCGGTTTGGTTTCGCAGGAGGTCTGTTCAATCAGTTTGATGGCCAGGTGGATCTGTTGGACGACCTAGACGATCATTACACAGCCCGGCAACACAAGAAAGAACGACGCATCTTCATTCAGCGTCTACAGGACTTTGCCAAGGCCCATTCAGTACGGGTGACAATTCTGGGTGGTGATGTGCATTTGGCGGCCATCGGAAGGTTCTATTCGAATCCCAGTCTTCGCATCCACAGCGAACACGACCCGCGGTACATGGTCAATGTCATTAGCAGTGCGATCACCAATAAGCCTCCGCCCAAGGCCGTCGCAAATCTCCTCGCGCGGCGAAACAAACTCCATCACATGGATTCGCACACTGATGAAACGCTAATGGACTTCTTTGACCGCCAGCCCGGTGGGCAAGAGAAGAGCGCCTCCTGGAATAAAGTAACGATGCCATCGCGAAACTATGCCTGTATCACCGAGATTGAGACGCCCGAGTCTAATGGCAATGCCGCAACGGCTCAGGACGACATTACCTCGTTCCCCATTGCCGTGGACGGACACTCTCCCCTCCACAAGGGCGAGAAAAATGCCGGCTCGACTCACCCTGCCGCCGATGGGTtcagtagcagcagcgacaTGTGGGGAGGTCTGGACGTGGCCATCAGGGTGGAAATCAACCCCCAAGATCGGGCCGCAGCAACTGAAGGCTATGCATTCAGCAGTAAGTTCCATGTATGCCGTTTTTCTGGCGTTCATTCACTGACTCGCGGCGCAGTTCCCACGTTGGCTTATGTGCCATCCGAAGCTGACTCTCGGCCCACTTCCCGCGCTCGTTCCCTGCGCCCTCGATCCCTTCGTCCTCCATCTCGCCAGTCAGGGCGCCGTCCCCAAAGTGCAGTCTAATGGTGGACAGACCACTGATTGAGACAGCTGTCTATACCTATGCCGCCCGTTTGGTGCATGAACTTTAGGTGAGGTTCAGTCCGCGTTAGTAGTTGTGCTTCGATTGCAGTACCATGTTGTGTTCATGTAGGATATATCCATTTGCGTGtcatatatttttattgtttGAATACGTAATGCAGTTatcccattctttcttctgaaTGCTTCAACTTTTTTCCTGTCTCTTCAAGCCGTCAAGCAACGTCTACGATTGGTACTTGTCAGGCTTTATCGTTGGCTTTTCACCTTAGCATACTGCTTAGTGTTCTCACCGATCTCATGTACAATGCTACAGGATATGGCCAAGCACTCAAGCTGCGGATAGCACCGTCATATTTAGGCTGAGAAATCGACATGTTTGGAATCgcattcttccttcctggCGTATCAGGTCCGGGAATGTGTTGAACAAAAGAGGGTAATTCAATGATTCTGTATCTTCAGGATTACAGTTGAACGGCTACACGTGTTCCTCATGATAGAGTATATTTGGATTGGTGGCG belongs to Aspergillus luchuensis IFO 4308 DNA, chromosome 3, nearly complete sequence and includes:
- a CDS encoding uncharacterized protein (COG:S;~EggNog:ENOG410PTSC;~InterPro:IPR038966;~go_process: GO:0070682 - proteasome regulatory particle assembly [Evidence IEA]), which codes for MSAESLPISPAAFAEAIKELPLPVLYAKVSEIRNSMAHLHRSNQELRTFINESCDTDSEKQELEAYIKENEDVAVSMLERIELLKTEVENRGQKWIELEDPEKERENGERSANGNENGTVEGTEEVRNPAAGNEDRNQDHDQEQDQEGVYL
- a CDS encoding rhomboid protease PCP1 (COG:T;~EggNog:ENOG410PNV5;~InterPro:IPR022764,IPR035952;~MEROPS:MER0015472;~PFAM:PF01694;~TransMembrane:6 (i329-347o367-386i446-465o471-492i513-530o542-558i);~go_component: GO:0016021 - integral component of membrane [Evidence IEA];~go_function: GO:0004252 - serine-type endopeptidase activity [Evidence IEA]), with product MSNALGVAWRVPCPGLRAPSWLAPSTSTSPLRSSAPLRLSASITTLPWQPDNIARRLLSSWSNQSPVLSRPTTAPSSSLILIRSFHNTHSLRAKHPTTPDQPQEQGTHPRSTPFTTTELKTIFGPRTKLPPALANRVLAVLHGRRLLGTLDLNLPADIVRSVHPRSLELALKYLRANYPVDEDAAILARVEREMDEEEARNVQRYMPQGGEYGADVNGGAGASHNPSGKSVLEEVRTQNEAYLLAEQERKRQEWLSRGMQHDERVRRSFEKNSLALRNVDEKTALEIAPKDRQLADPKQRPVLAWVQKNYMAAEDLDFDLNKLTLRQRLLPSFAFLLLTLGLCYAYTMYYEPPATSDRLWPNIPRSAATVGTIIGINMAIFALWWFPPCWRLFNRYLISIPANPNPPLRLLGNIFSHQYPKHLISNMVFLWFIGTKLHDEIGRGEFLSLYIASGVVGSFVTLTAHCLMAQWTVSALGASGALSGVIAAYCTLNANENLQFFFLPEEWKKMLSVPGWSIITTMVALEAITLVRRLRGPHKLDHWAHMGGYLTGISWALSRPKMERKHPDGSGSWYRWLSSKN
- a CDS encoding uncharacterized protein (COG:S;~EggNog:ENOG410Q22D), which gives rise to MPAQVLISSEVEPLSLIPKLVKSCKGAILDPQELKNPTFSLTELEGSHTTDEDLDHLSDVAQTVLIEHPMDDVECLETTWARGSITLPAEESADVDELSDADGYPTSESPAYILTWFGLNKIDYHLYLAHNERGMDDNTRRNSMFLFDGDECRPCLYSQLSDLQTYYPNDIGEDNDPIMLINCLPVRGNPAAPADKAYILGFDFDSGNLFVRQFAWLPEYIDDVWCVWNEGFNRYEVQIKALRDTLRQCIDECKLDPGVGILSKGKYVVDNWEGTGVSEDPGMELVIVINFCLWVVDMAEPLILPCVPGAESLIADFRRYEEECRRILACASARFWKRVQKGYTEEQERCEKARSRYIDDLMTLHVPEAHELENVRGCAPSLDTASKLRQQYQDGRRECHEQGLQDVFTLPTNASVPKSPGSTFREIVERSKQALASSILTSPAPKASQAKSRHLDRARSRRDWIATASGHSTSSSEEDSFSDASESRKSPVPVLLRRMSDLSQAHPELDNVSIREQLETILSEMKLTTG
- a CDS encoding uncharacterized protein (COG:S;~EggNog:ENOG410QE3V;~InterPro:IPR018946,IPR043904); this encodes MALPAHAPVAAMNGHASDLNAQVDVICGPLINFKNMDVNPSSSIWRGSVLIVTKPGQSQPRLLLRQAGPIGASHAGNGARAGDSAVTVDGVRLYEDPQKAFWRFSLSFALESYEARWEYAIPGFTYAEGEEAPSSWDFAVPSVNQSMRMMFHSCNGFSVGTDMNAWVGPNLWNDVLRVHAQKPFHVMIGGGDQLYNDGIRVDGPLKEWTSISNPHTRRAHNFDNNLRARCDEYYYANYVRWYSTQPFKGANGRIPQINIWDDHDIIDGFGSYTDHFMRCSVFRGIGGVAFKYYCLFQHHIAPPKSTYTTDAPQTMHAVNGTAGADPRQLENTFVLDEQQEDDSWIIGKRPGPYVEERSRNLYMRLGKRIAFIGVDARTERTRHQVNYPDTYDLIFSQLQSEVSAANGDIKHLVVLLGVPIAYPRLAWLENILSSPIIAPIRLLNKRFGFAGGLFNQFDGQVDLLDDLDDHYTARQHKKERRIFIQRLQDFAKAHSVRVTILGGDVHLAAIGRFYSNPSLRIHSEHDPRYMVNVISSAITNKPPPKAVANLLARRNKLHHMDSHTDETLMDFFDRQPGGQEKSASWNKVTMPSRNYACITEIETPESNGNAATAQDDITSFPIAVDGHSPLHKGEKNAGSTHPAADGFSSSSDMWGGLDVAIRVEINPQDRAAATEGYAFSIPTLAYVPSEADSRPTSRARSLRPRSLRPPSRQSGRRPQSAV